The following are encoded in a window of Cupriavidus oxalaticus genomic DNA:
- a CDS encoding DUF1328 domain-containing protein has translation MLHYALVFFVIALIAAIFGFGGIAAGAVEIAKILFFIFLVVALVAAVMGLVRRR, from the coding sequence ATGCTGCACTATGCACTCGTATTTTTTGTCATCGCCCTGATCGCGGCGATCTTCGGCTTCGGCGGTATTGCTGCCGGCGCCGTGGAAATCGCCAAGATCCTGTTCTTCATCTTCCTGGTCGTGGCGCTGGTGGCCGCGGTGATGGGCCTGGTCCGCAGGCGATAG
- a CDS encoding DUF883 family protein, translating into MLTQNPKVRKELNHLSDSADSAIRHIKHAARDSREAAAPLSGEVKGLIAQLEHTIEVLAREGSAESLRAGQRLRDRASEMAHRLRDQTTDGMMRARERMDGAVEHSRQRVVESPLKAVAIAAAIGAVLGLLLANGRHHEDE; encoded by the coding sequence ATGCTGACCCAGAACCCCAAAGTCCGGAAGGAACTGAACCACTTGTCCGACAGTGCCGATAGCGCCATCCGCCATATCAAGCACGCCGCGCGCGATTCGCGCGAGGCCGCCGCGCCGCTTTCCGGCGAGGTCAAGGGGCTGATCGCCCAGCTGGAGCACACCATCGAAGTGCTGGCGCGGGAAGGCTCGGCCGAAAGCCTGCGTGCCGGCCAGCGGCTGCGCGACCGTGCCAGCGAGATGGCGCACCGGCTGCGCGACCAGACCACCGACGGCATGATGCGCGCCCGCGAGCGGATGGACGGCGCGGTCGAACATTCGCGCCAGCGGGTCGTCGAATCGCCGCTCAAGGCCGTGGCGATCGCCGCAGCCATCGGTGCGGTGCTCGGCCTGCTGCTGGCCAATGGCCGCCACCACGAAGACGAGTAG
- a CDS encoding DUF1840 domain-containing protein, giving the protein MLITFKSHAAQDLIMMKDLAITLLGIIGKHLGERGVITVEELPRAIQKLEAAVTDARRDHPAGTAVEGKSGVDEDEEEPLHLGQRAYPFLDMLRASQREGTNVLWGV; this is encoded by the coding sequence ATGCTGATCACCTTCAAATCCCACGCTGCGCAAGACCTGATCATGATGAAGGATCTGGCCATCACGCTGCTGGGCATCATCGGCAAGCATCTCGGGGAACGAGGGGTGATCACCGTCGAAGAACTGCCACGCGCGATCCAGAAGCTGGAGGCGGCAGTGACCGACGCGCGCCGCGACCATCCCGCCGGCACGGCCGTGGAAGGCAAGTCCGGAGTCGATGAAGACGAGGAAGAGCCGCTGCACCTGGGGCAGCGCGCCTATCCCTTCCTGGACATGCTGCGCGCCTCGCAGCGGGAAGGGACCAACGTCCTGTGGGGGGTGTAG